In Lactuca sativa cultivar Salinas chromosome 5, Lsat_Salinas_v11, whole genome shotgun sequence, the DNA window GTGTGGACGATGAAGATTAAAGAGGATGGCGTGAGGTGGGCAATAACCACCACCACACCTTGAATAGACTAAAAAAGTAAAgaaccaaaatgatattttatgaGCCCTAAGCTTAGTCACTGATATTTAAACATACTTACAACACGATCACAAACTGATGAATTGATCCAATGATCCATTAAGAGAAAGAGCTACAACAAGGTCACGTTGAGGTTTTAGTTCTCTCCTCAGCCTCTCCGCTACGTTGATCAAAATCTCAAACGAAGTAATAACAAAAGTGGGGGAGAGGATGAAGTGACATAAAACTAGAATCGGGGAAGCATGAAGGGGGGGGAGGGGACATTCAAAGAGACAAGAGAAAAATATGATTGAAGTAAgaccatttttttctttttatgtgTGAAGTATTAAAAAAGTTGGGAGGGAGTAAGGATGGAACATTTTCTTTTTATGTTCTGAAATAAAAGATTAGAAAAAGAAATCATAAAGGACAAAATCATCacttaaaataaaagtttttgaaccaaaatgacaattttaaatcatatttgtttTGTCGGTATTTTATgtaaggaccatttatgtaatttcgATTAAGCAACCGTCGCTAGAGATGTAGCATATATTATCGCAATCAAACTACGGTCTTGGCTTTATCTCTATGCACAATCTCTCCCCTGACCTTGGACCCTGCTTCACGAGCGTCAATCACAGAAGGAGACACTTCGGAGATTGAACTAACTTCACATACACGAAAGGTAACCGATCATCACCTTCTTCATCTTATCTTCCCTACTTTAACCTACAAGTTTTGTTTTCAATCATTCCAATTCCAAAACTCAAGCTAGGGTTTTAAAACCTCCACTCCAAGTTTCTCTACTCGAAACCCTATTCTTGTTATTGATCCTAAGTTTGCAGATTTTTAatcaacatgcaaataataggaTTCAATGCCACTATGCTTAAATCAAAATACTCTCATTATAATATCGTTGATGTTCCTATTTTATTACAAATCTGAAATCGGATAGGTAGGGGTTTAGCTATTACTTCTTCCACGGTATTGGAAAACCTAACCTTACGTTCGTCGAGCTGGGTGGTGTTAGTCCGCCGTATGCCTCTTTTTGCAACTTCTATTTGTCGGTAATTGGTTTTGTAAACATCCATCTGATACTTAGCTATATTTATGTTATATGCAGTTAATCAacaattggagttatggattctTCAGATACAGAGCTTTTTCCTGCCATTCAGGTTTTGTGAAAGAAGATTCTATATTTCTTCAATTCGTAACCTGAGATTAGGGTTCTTAAATACAACTTTTAGCAACTTCTGAAGCTGTTTATTGATTAGTCTTGAATTGATTTTCTTGTGAGTATAGAATGTTCATTATCTGTAATATTGCAGGAGGTTTTGCTGGAGTTTCGTGCTGGTAAAATGCATATGGAAGGAACACGTGTTGTTGCTGATCCACGTAAAGGACTTGTTCGAATTGGAAGAGTATGAATTAAATACAAGCTTTATTTCTATACAACTTATTTTAGGGCTAAATGGAAGAAATAACAACATTTTCTATCTATTGATTATTGCATTCTTTACTTCTTATGTTGAGTTTCTGTCTTTTTACAGGGAGAAGAAGGATTAGTTCATATTCAGTGGCTTGATCGGAGTAGTAACACCATTGAAGATGTATCCTGatttgctttatatatatatatcattatatttTGCACACATTTTATAGAACTATGCTTAAATTGGCTGAgtgtcaaaaagaaaaaaaaactggaACCATTTTGAAAAACCAGATGGTTTGGTTTTTGGTATTTTAAAAACTATTTCTTAGTATCTTATTTGTTTTTCCAACTTTTATTAGCTTTGTTAATGTAAACACTAAACATACATgtacaaaaattttaaaaaacctaAAAATCAAGAAAACCAAACTACaagtttttgtttttctttcattttgcatgttatCTTATGCTATATCACAACATGGCTGTTTCTAAAAATTCTATTTGTTaaagttttacaattttgctAGCTTCTAGAAGATTCTGGTTTTCTTTAACACAAATAAACATAGGATCAAATTGTTTTCCCTGAAGAGGCAGTTTTTGAGAAGGTTGGGCAAGCTTCCGGAAGGGTCTACATATTAAAGTTTCAGACAGATGATCGCAAGTGTTTCTTCTGGATGCAGGTTTGCAAATGATGATGTTATATGAAAAAAGTTAAATAATTTTCTATGTTACATATGTTATGTAATAAAGTTGTCGATTTTTACAACTCCACATTTCCACATAAAGTAAAATATCTTATAGTAATATGACTAAGATCATATTGAAGGTATTAATCAGATCTTTATAGTGATTTAATttgttaaaaaataataatatatatttattttttcagGAGCCCAGAGCTGATGAAGATGAAGAGCTGTGTAAATCAGTCAACTTATACCTCAATCAACCAATAGGTATTATTTATGCTTCTTAGTTAAGAGAATATTATTAGTAGTTCTGAATTATTTACAAATATGATGCAAACTTTTATAAAATTCTCCCTAACAACATATTCAATATGTGAAAACTTTTATGTGGCAGATTTCCCTactgaagaagaagaaaacactCTTGGTGAAGATATCTCATCAAGGTATGTTGATATAAATGAAaagttaatttttatttttttacttatttatatatatcaatgatattagggtttttagTATCTAACTTGATGTAGAAGAATATCTTAATATAAAAAGTCAAGGAAACGAGGCTTTTCCCAAAAAGTCCAAATTTTTCACAAATTTCCCTCATTTACTTTTACCTTACAAATCCCCAAGTTCGAGTATTTTTCAAACATCATTTTGTGATTGCCTAAAATGCCCCTGTTGACTAAGGGGCTGTTTCTTTATGACTTGATCCAGTTTTAATCGGTTAAGCAAAAAAATATGGCTTAATGTATCAAGACACCAACTTTTTACCTATTTgcccttcttttttttttcttcctaaCATCTCTCATGTTTAAATTGATGCTTATTATGAAATTTGTTTGtgagggtaaaatggtcgtttTGTCTCATTCAGATGGTTTATTCAGGctagaaaagaaagaaaagaatcaGAACTTAGTATAAAATGTCAACTTTTTACCTAATTACCCTTCAATTTTCCTTCCTAACTTTTTTACCTAATTACCCTTGTTTGTATACAGGGCTGGAGATTTAGTTGGACCAAGTACAGGTGCAGAATTAATTAGTGATGTGTCCTCTTCAGGACCTGTTAAATTGTCAGATCTTCAAAGAATATTAAGTAATATTGGACCTTCAGGCATGTTATAAATTTTTTTCCtacttttttacttttttttattttttcaaaattttatagtTTTTAACAAATTTGTTACCATGATAATGTGCAGGTGAGGCAGCAGATCCTGATGGAGGTAATAATTTTGagcattttttcatttttttatcatTGAATTAAGGGGACAAAAACTAGGTCTTTATTTGTCATTTGtacaaaagacgtaaatgcccttctcATTTTCATCAACAAAAAAGTAAGATATGGGGGCAGGATGGGAGAAGGTTTTTAAAGCTATTTTTATgatgagggcatttacgtcttttacaCAGAGCGAGTCCCTATCCCATCTTTTTGGGTAGGACAAAATTGAAAATCATGCTCtattgatttattattattatttttttattttttgtgattttgataGTTTGCCCTTGATAGAAATGCAGTGTTTTTGACTTGCATATAGTTGTATAAATATCTAAATTGCCCCTAATTTAATACAAAATAATATCAAGTAATGATTACTAAAACCTCCCAAAAGCAAAAGGTTGCAATTATTTCAGGATAATTGGAGTatgagtttttatttattttaatcacaatgatttaaatttaattttgaatttttgtttaTATAGGTTTAGGATTGGGTGATATCTTGAAGCCTGAACTTATATTACCATTGATGGAGAATTTATCATTGGAACAAGTGGCATCCCATTTGCCTGAGGTAAGATGAAGTCCCtgtattttctattttatttattttttattttttttaaagtaaaaaacactaaaaaataatattatcttGACTACAGGGGCAATGGAGTCCAGAAGAATTAATGGAGCTGCTACAAAGCCCTCCTTTCCGCCAACAAGTAGATTCTTTCACTTATGTGAGCATCTCTTCCTTTTTCTACTTCTTTTATTGAAGGGTAGTTTTGTCATTTGCCACTTATATGCACATTTCAAATCCTTCCACAAATGTGGTGTATGCAGGTGCTCAAGACTGGTCAAATAGATTTGACTCAATTTGGAGTTGACCCGAGTAAATGTAACCACTTTACAACCTTTTGTTACAAATTTTAAATTACTAAATGATTGTATAAaattgttttatgataatatgattAAAACTACAACATTTGTTTTGACAGATAAGTTCACAGTGCTGTCTTTTCTTGAGGCTCTTGAAGATTCTGTTGCTAAAACATCTAATTCCGATGAGCCAATGCAAGATGCTGAGGAATCTTGATCAAGTAGCTGGTAGACTCATTTGCATAACAGATATTGATTCAAAAGATTACAGATTTGTGTTTGTGGATATTGCAAGTGTTTTGTATTTTGAGTTTATAGACATCTCGTGTACACAAAAATTAGTAGAAGTTTTTAAGTTATTTCGTTTTTAATCGTGCTCATCCAATCTTTTTTATTTAAGGGTTAGTGTCAGTAAtcaactatttatttatttatattttttattttctttttctataaAACGCCATTATTCTAAAAAATgtcaaatagaaaataaattatttgtttttgttaataAAATTCCATTAGTTGCTAACATTTTGGTATCAACTTTTAGATCAATGATATTATCATGTTTTGTGGAAAAATAAGTAGGTGTAAACCCATTTATGACATTAATCCAATATTTAAATGTTGCTCTGCTATCATAAAAATACTTATGTTTGGGAAAATGATTGGGAACATTATCTCTTACatgtattaaaaaaaactttggatagaATGTACAAGTAATAAATTAAGAGTGTTCATCAGATTGTGCATACatacaaattttgaaattaaattacaaaacttttcaaatttttttttttgagccTAGATATAACTTAGACGTACCATTTGAAGAAGATTgatatttttggtgttgaaaaatgGTGAGTTTGATTATTAGTTAGAAAGTTCTCACAAATCTTTTGGTTCGTACAATAatttagccatatatatatatatatatatatatatatatatatatatatatatatatatatatatatatatatatatatatatatatatatatatatatatatatatatatatatatatatatatatatatatatatatatgtgtgtgtgtgtaaaggttcaaatgagaaccaaaaaataaTAAGAATTCTAAGCACCTCTAATTTTAGCTTATAAAGGGCATTTTTGTCACAAACACATTATTTcatctaaaatttaaaataccaGATCAAAACATCAGATATGGAAAAGCTCATTCTCCCTCTCTCTCACCAAACATCTCTTCCTCTCCCTCCTACCTCCGGTGACTTTCCACCACTACCTGCTACCTTCGGTGCCGCCACTAACCACTGCCACCACCTACTTTCGGCGAAAGAAACATCTACCACAGCAACCTAACCACTCTTATGACGTTGCTCCCGTTACATATCTCCATccacctttttttttctcaatctcCTTGAAACACCACCAAAATTGTTCAGATCTGgtgcaccaccacctccacctacCATTGATACGTGTTTTCGACCTCTAAAAGCTTTCGTTTTCATCAGATTTGTGTTGATTCTTTATAGATCTATGATCTTTGACGACATATCTCTGATTTTCGCTTAGAAATCTATGATTTACACCTCCATATCTGTTATGTGTCGCCTCCTTCCCCTCTATTACTCgttttcatctctctctctctctctctctctctctctcttattttTGGTCAAAACACCACCAAATCGACATCTGATATGATGTTTTTGTCCATTTTTAGGTTAGATCTGGTGTGTGTATGATGTTTACATTGATTGTGTTTACAAAAGGAAGTTCAGATAAAAAGATGCAcacaaggtgtttgatgaaatgcctcaatgaaatttggtaagttattaagctgtgaattaagttgtgaatgcatattttttgtatattaaactatgaaGTTTGTGTATTTAGCTGTGATATTTGTGT includes these proteins:
- the LOC111891534 gene encoding 26S proteasome regulatory subunit RPN13 yields the protein MDSSDTELFPAIQEVLLEFRAGKMHMEGTRVVADPRKGLVRIGRGEEGLVHIQWLDRSSNTIEDDQIVFPEEAVFEKVGQASGRVYILKFQTDDRKCFFWMQEPRADEDEELCKSVNLYLNQPIDFPTEEEENTLGEDISSRAGDLVGPSTGAELISDVSSSGPVKLSDLQRILSNIGPSGEAADPDGGLGLGDILKPELILPLMENLSLEQVASHLPEGQWSPEELMELLQSPPFRQQVDSFTYVLKTGQIDLTQFGVDPSKYKFTVLSFLEALEDSVAKTSNSDEPMQDAEES